One stretch of Flavobacterium sp. 9 DNA includes these proteins:
- the fabG gene encoding 3-oxoacyl-ACP reductase FabG, protein MKCVLVTGGSRGIGSAICKKLAVEANYHILINYHSNKTAAEETLQEIQKLGATGEILGFDVSNYEEVQTTLTKWQEANPEALVEAIVNNAGITKDGLFMWMTPEDWNGVVNTSVSGFFNVTQFFIQKMLRNKYGRIVNMVSVSGVKGTAGQTNYSAAKGAIVAATKALAQEVAKRNITVNAVAPGFIRTDMTSQLDEKELLKLIPVNRFGEAEEVADLVSFLISKKSSYITGEIININGGIYS, encoded by the coding sequence ATGAAATGTGTATTAGTAACAGGCGGTTCAAGAGGAATTGGTAGTGCTATTTGTAAAAAACTGGCAGTTGAAGCCAATTATCATATTCTAATTAACTATCATTCGAATAAAACAGCTGCCGAAGAAACACTTCAGGAAATACAAAAATTAGGAGCAACGGGAGAAATCTTAGGTTTTGATGTTTCGAATTATGAAGAAGTACAAACCACTTTAACAAAATGGCAGGAAGCTAATCCTGAAGCACTTGTTGAAGCGATTGTAAACAATGCCGGAATTACAAAAGATGGTCTTTTTATGTGGATGACTCCCGAAGACTGGAATGGCGTTGTTAATACAAGTGTAAGCGGTTTTTTTAATGTTACACAGTTTTTTATTCAAAAAATGTTACGCAATAAATATGGCCGAATCGTAAATATGGTTTCCGTTTCCGGAGTAAAAGGAACGGCGGGACAAACTAATTATTCGGCAGCAAAAGGCGCGATTGTTGCTGCTACAAAGGCATTGGCACAAGAAGTTGCTAAACGAAATATTACTGTAAATGCGGTTGCTCCGGGGTTTATCAGAACTGATATGACAAGCCAATTGGACGAAAAAGAATTACTAAAACTAATTCCGGTAAATCGTTTTGGAGAAGCCGAAGAAGTAGCAGATTTGGTAAGCTTTTTGATCTCTAAAAAATCAAGCTACATTACAGGCGAAATTATCAATATAAACGGAGGAATATATTCTTAA
- a CDS encoding NAD(P)/FAD-dependent oxidoreductase: MIKEFVDVLVIGAGPSGCVSASYLHNNNVKIKVVEKTKFPRLVVGESLIPRVMDHFAEAELFESLDAMNFEKKLGARFIRGEEICVFDFSQKFGEGWDWTWQVPRADFDNTMAQEVLRKGIDLEFETEVLEVSFEGKNSKTIVKDKEGNLKEIHAKFIIDSSGYGRVLPRLLDLDTPSKLDPHSSIFTHVKDINREEGIEGTQISFDILETEVWLWVIPFSNGNTSLGVVGPTDFINSLSENKDNAEALRNAIQKSDYYIKRFKGTEFLFEPVKLENYSRAVKRMYGDGFALTGNSSEFLDPVFSSGVAFATESGMLAAKLYLKESQGIEVNWEVEFTEYMKRGIAVFTTYVKEWYTGNLQTLFFHQPENPEVKEKICSVLAGYVWNEENPFVKKHDHVIANMAYLLNMQKEQNPE, translated from the coding sequence ATGATAAAGGAGTTTGTAGATGTTTTAGTGATCGGTGCAGGACCGTCCGGATGTGTTTCTGCGTCGTATCTTCATAACAATAATGTTAAAATTAAAGTAGTAGAAAAAACAAAATTTCCAAGACTGGTTGTCGGCGAAAGCCTGATTCCCAGAGTTATGGATCATTTTGCAGAAGCTGAGCTTTTTGAGAGTCTTGATGCGATGAATTTTGAAAAGAAACTTGGAGCACGATTCATTCGAGGAGAAGAGATTTGTGTTTTTGATTTTAGCCAGAAATTTGGTGAAGGCTGGGATTGGACGTGGCAGGTTCCGCGTGCTGATTTTGACAATACAATGGCGCAGGAAGTACTTAGAAAAGGAATTGATCTGGAGTTTGAAACCGAAGTTTTGGAAGTTTCTTTTGAAGGGAAAAATTCTAAAACAATCGTAAAAGACAAAGAAGGAAACCTAAAAGAAATTCACGCTAAATTTATAATTGATTCCAGCGGATATGGCCGTGTTTTGCCAAGACTTTTAGATCTTGATACGCCATCAAAACTAGATCCGCATTCGTCGATTTTTACACACGTAAAAGACATCAATAGAGAAGAAGGTATTGAGGGAACTCAGATTTCTTTTGATATTCTGGAAACAGAAGTTTGGTTATGGGTAATTCCTTTTTCGAATGGAAATACAAGTTTAGGAGTTGTTGGTCCAACGGATTTTATCAATTCGCTTTCTGAGAATAAAGACAATGCTGAAGCTCTAAGAAATGCGATTCAGAAATCAGATTATTATATCAAAAGATTTAAAGGAACAGAGTTTTTGTTTGAACCCGTAAAACTCGAAAATTATTCGAGAGCCGTAAAAAGAATGTATGGTGATGGTTTTGCTTTGACAGGAAATAGTTCTGAATTTTTGGATCCGGTTTTTTCATCCGGAGTTGCTTTTGCGACAGAATCAGGAATGTTGGCGGCCAAATTATACCTTAAAGAATCACAAGGAATCGAAGTAAATTGGGAAGTTGAATTTACCGAATATATGAAACGCGGAATTGCTGTTTTTACCACTTACGTGAAAGAATGGTACACAGGAAATCTTCAGACATTATTTTTCCATCAACCGGAAAATCCAGAAGTAAAAGAGAAAATTTGTTCGGTTTTGGCAGGTTATGTCTGGAACGAAGAAAATCCTTTTGTGAAGAAACATGATCATGTGATCGCAAATATGGCGTATTTACTGAATATGCAAAAAGAACAAAACCCTGAATAA
- a CDS encoding beta-ketoacyl-ACP synthase III, giving the protein MFDVYITKAAKYLPNEAVSNDEMEDYLGLINDTASKARRIILRNNKITTRYYAVDKNGKSTHSNAELTRNAVAQLFDENFTDQDLEVLSCGTSSPDVLAPSHAAMVHGLLKNRSVELNSSMGICCSGMNALKYGFLSIKSGNSKNAICTGSEKVSTWLSSPKYNHEIINLKNLEEQPIIAFKKDFLRWMLSDGAGAFLLENKPSGEISLKIEWMEAYSYAFELETCMYAGGDKLENGEIQAWSDYNPEQWLTESVFAVKQDVKILDEFILPKGVESMSDAMAKHNITADQVDYFLPHVSSNFFVEGLKNGLNEKGIVLTDEKWFMNLLRVGNVGSASIYIALEELMYSGKLKKGDRILLSVPESGRFSFAYAYLTVC; this is encoded by the coding sequence ATGTTTGACGTATATATTACCAAAGCCGCAAAATATTTGCCAAATGAAGCTGTTTCAAATGACGAAATGGAAGATTATTTAGGCCTGATAAATGACACTGCCTCAAAAGCAAGACGTATTATTTTGCGCAATAATAAAATTACAACCCGATATTACGCCGTTGATAAAAACGGAAAAAGTACACATAGTAACGCTGAGTTAACACGAAATGCCGTTGCACAACTATTTGATGAAAATTTTACAGATCAGGATCTGGAAGTCCTTTCTTGCGGAACTTCATCACCTGATGTTTTGGCGCCGTCGCATGCTGCAATGGTTCACGGTCTATTAAAAAACAGATCGGTCGAATTAAATTCTTCGATGGGTATTTGCTGTTCCGGAATGAATGCGCTGAAATATGGTTTTCTTTCAATAAAATCAGGAAACTCAAAGAATGCCATTTGTACAGGATCAGAAAAAGTTTCGACATGGCTTTCTTCTCCAAAATACAATCACGAAATTATCAATTTAAAAAATCTTGAAGAGCAACCTATAATTGCCTTCAAAAAAGATTTTTTACGTTGGATGTTATCTGATGGAGCCGGAGCTTTTTTATTAGAAAATAAACCAAGCGGAGAAATTTCATTAAAAATCGAATGGATGGAAGCGTATTCTTATGCATTCGAATTAGAAACTTGTATGTATGCAGGTGGAGATAAATTAGAAAATGGCGAAATCCAAGCCTGGAGCGATTACAATCCGGAGCAATGGTTAACCGAATCTGTGTTTGCGGTAAAACAAGATGTAAAAATATTAGACGAATTTATCCTGCCTAAAGGTGTCGAAAGTATGAGCGATGCAATGGCAAAGCACAATATTACGGCAGATCAGGTAGATTATTTTTTACCACACGTATCTTCTAACTTTTTTGTAGAAGGATTAAAAAATGGATTAAACGAAAAAGGAATTGTGCTTACAGACGAAAAATGGTTTATGAACCTTTTAAGAGTTGGTAATGTTGGTTCGGCTTCAATTTATATTGCACTTGAAGAATTAATGTATTCCGGTAAACTAAAAAAAGGAGATCGCATTTTATTATCAGTTCCGGAAAGCGGAAGATTCTCTTTTGCCTACGCCTATTTAACCGTTTGCTAA
- a CDS encoding WG repeat-containing protein, which translates to MKKTLIFLFVCCIQFVNSQELALVKKDSKIGYISKDGNFKIEPQYKSAKSFSEGLAAVENGGKWGFIDTKGSWAIPATFSDAKEFNNGIAIVKNDKDWVYINTKGEIQKAPTSEKLYDFDNGVAFIKQGDKIGLINPKMEVVLQPKYDIIKPFENGFARVGINKKWGIINTSGKELVEPAYDEIGNYFKNTIWARKDKTFGVVSAGNFIAVDGAEKIWDFDTQDLTFAKKNGKIGFIDLKGNWVITPIYDKAKAFSKNLAPVCVGSKWGYINPKAEFVIEPTYGDAEVFSTNGLAPVKEKNWGFINESGKLVIPTQYGITANGIIAMFVKQDKGFIDGVARVKNEGKWGFLKPDGTVLSNQWFENAELFSKGSEKIQATESVTEKPKAETKPAAKPATKKKK; encoded by the coding sequence ATGAAAAAAACACTTATTTTTTTATTCGTATGTTGCATTCAATTTGTTAATAGTCAAGAATTGGCTTTAGTTAAAAAAGACTCTAAAATTGGATATATTTCTAAAGATGGAAACTTTAAAATTGAGCCTCAATATAAATCTGCAAAGAGTTTCTCTGAAGGTTTGGCCGCTGTAGAAAACGGTGGAAAATGGGGTTTTATTGACACAAAAGGGAGCTGGGCAATTCCGGCAACTTTTAGTGATGCTAAAGAATTTAACAACGGAATAGCAATCGTAAAAAACGATAAAGACTGGGTGTATATTAATACTAAAGGTGAAATTCAGAAAGCACCAACTTCTGAAAAATTGTATGATTTTGATAATGGTGTTGCTTTTATAAAACAAGGAGATAAAATTGGTTTAATCAACCCGAAAATGGAGGTTGTTTTGCAACCAAAATACGATATAATTAAACCGTTTGAAAATGGTTTTGCAAGAGTTGGAATCAATAAAAAATGGGGAATTATTAATACTTCGGGAAAAGAATTGGTTGAACCTGCGTATGACGAAATCGGAAATTATTTTAAAAATACAATCTGGGCAAGAAAAGACAAAACCTTTGGAGTTGTAAGCGCAGGAAATTTTATTGCTGTTGATGGTGCCGAAAAAATCTGGGACTTTGATACTCAGGATTTGACTTTTGCTAAAAAGAACGGAAAAATTGGATTCATTGATTTAAAAGGAAACTGGGTAATTACTCCTATATATGATAAAGCAAAAGCATTCTCTAAAAATTTGGCTCCGGTTTGCGTTGGATCTAAATGGGGATATATTAATCCAAAAGCTGAATTCGTAATTGAACCAACTTATGGTGATGCAGAAGTTTTTAGTACAAACGGATTAGCGCCTGTAAAAGAAAAAAATTGGGGTTTTATCAACGAATCAGGAAAACTGGTAATCCCAACACAATACGGAATTACAGCAAATGGAATTATTGCCATGTTTGTAAAACAAGATAAAGGTTTTATCGATGGCGTTGCAAGAGTAAAAAATGAAGGAAAATGGGGATTCCTTAAACCAGACGGAACTGTATTAAGCAATCAATGGTTTGAAAATGCTGAGTTATTTTCGAAAGGATCAGAAAAAATTCAAGCAACTGAAAGTGTTACTGAGAAACCAAAAGCAGAAACAAAACCTGCGGCGAAACCAGCAACTAAAAAGAAGAAATAA
- a CDS encoding lipid A biosynthesis acyltransferase, with product MSQWDGKSKGTVLGYRIFVFLIQKAGVKAAYGLLYFVASYYFLFLKKSNQAIFYYFKERLNYSNFKSRKMVFKSYYTFGQTIIDKVSISAGMRNKFTYEFDGIEILKKLLAEKKGGVLISAHIGNFEIAEHFLGDIDLNFQINLVTTDLEHSAIKNYLESVTQKPTVKFIIIRDDLSHIFEINAGLANNELVCFTGDRYFEGTKSLSEKILGKEANFPAGPFLIASRLKVPVVFVYVMKEPNLHYHLYAREATVKHRDEKALLKEYVKSVESIVQKYPLQWFNYFDFWNDLG from the coding sequence ATGAGTCAATGGGATGGCAAATCAAAAGGAACAGTTTTAGGCTATAGAATATTCGTTTTTTTAATACAAAAAGCGGGTGTCAAGGCTGCTTATGGCTTACTTTATTTTGTTGCTTCTTACTACTTTTTGTTTCTGAAGAAAAGCAATCAGGCTATTTTTTATTATTTTAAAGAAAGACTGAACTATTCCAATTTCAAATCAAGAAAAATGGTTTTCAAAAGTTATTACACTTTTGGACAGACCATTATTGATAAAGTTTCCATTTCTGCAGGAATGCGAAATAAGTTCACTTATGAATTTGACGGAATCGAGATTCTGAAAAAACTTCTTGCCGAAAAAAAAGGTGGTGTCTTAATTAGTGCCCATATTGGAAATTTTGAAATTGCCGAACATTTTCTGGGCGATATCGATCTTAACTTTCAAATCAATTTAGTTACTACAGATTTAGAACATTCTGCAATAAAAAATTATCTGGAAAGTGTCACTCAAAAACCAACCGTAAAATTTATAATTATCAGAGACGATTTATCTCATATTTTTGAGATCAATGCAGGTTTGGCTAATAATGAATTGGTTTGTTTTACCGGCGATCGTTATTTTGAAGGAACGAAATCTCTTTCTGAAAAAATTCTGGGTAAAGAAGCCAACTTTCCTGCTGGTCCATTTTTAATTGCTTCGCGCCTGAAAGTTCCCGTAGTTTTTGTTTATGTAATGAAAGAACCCAACTTACATTATCATTTATACGCAAGAGAAGCAACCGTAAAACACCGCGACGAAAAAGCATTATTGAAAGAATACGTAAAAAGCGTTGAAAGCATCGTGCAGAAATATCCATTGCAATGGTTCAATTATTTCGATTTTTGGAATGATCTAGGATAA
- a CDS encoding acyl carrier protein: protein MNKEEIIARINGFLVDEFEVDNDDIEPDANLKDTLGLDSLDYVDLVVSIESNFGVKLVEADFVGIATFQNFYDLIDTKLKAKAV, encoded by the coding sequence ATGAATAAAGAAGAGATTATAGCAAGAATTAATGGTTTTTTGGTTGATGAATTTGAAGTAGATAATGATGATATTGAACCAGATGCTAATCTAAAAGATACACTTGGGTTAGATAGTTTAGATTATGTAGATTTAGTAGTTTCTATTGAATCTAACTTTGGTGTAAAACTGGTTGAAGCTGATTTTGTTGGAATTGCTACTTTTCAAAATTTTTACGACCTTATAGATACCAAACTAAAAGCTAAAGCTGTTTAA
- a CDS encoding beta-ketoacyl synthase, which yields MNKRVVITGMGIYSCIGTSLDEVKESLYNGKSGIKFDAERKEFGFQSALTGMVPKADLKNLLTRRQRMSIGEETEYAYMATIEALKNANIDDAFFDNREVGIMYGNDSVSKAIIDATDIVREKKDTALIGSGAIFKSMNSTVTMNLSTIFKLRGINLTISAACASGSHSIGLAYFLIKSGFQDIVITGGAQEINKYAMSSFDGLGVFSNRENEPEKASRPFDADRDGLIPSGGGATLILESYESAIARGANIIAEVVGYGFSSNGGHISTPNVEGPSIAMQRALDDAQLKATDIDYINAHATSTPVGDGNEAKAIFEVFGEKNPYVSSTKSMTGHECWMAGASEVIYSILMMQNDFIAPNINLENPDEDASKLNLVKTTLNKKFDIFLSNSFGFGGTNSALVVKNFKLNDE from the coding sequence ATGAATAAGAGAGTTGTAATTACTGGAATGGGGATTTATTCTTGTATCGGAACTTCTTTAGATGAAGTAAAAGAATCTTTGTACAACGGAAAATCCGGTATTAAGTTTGACGCCGAAAGAAAAGAATTTGGTTTTCAATCTGCCTTAACGGGAATGGTTCCGAAAGCGGATTTAAAAAACTTATTGACCCGCAGACAACGTATGAGCATTGGTGAAGAAACCGAATATGCTTATATGGCAACAATTGAAGCATTAAAAAACGCCAATATCGACGATGCCTTTTTCGACAATCGCGAAGTGGGAATCATGTACGGAAACGATAGTGTCTCAAAAGCTATTATTGACGCCACAGATATTGTTCGCGAGAAAAAAGATACCGCTTTAATAGGTTCCGGAGCCATTTTTAAATCCATGAATTCAACGGTAACAATGAATTTATCAACGATTTTTAAACTTCGCGGAATCAATCTTACTATAAGTGCCGCTTGTGCAAGTGGATCACATTCTATAGGTTTAGCTTATTTTTTAATAAAAAGCGGATTTCAGGATATTGTAATTACCGGAGGAGCTCAGGAAATCAACAAATATGCAATGAGCAGTTTTGACGGATTAGGTGTTTTTTCGAATAGAGAAAACGAACCTGAAAAAGCTTCACGCCCATTTGATGCTGATCGCGACGGATTAATTCCGAGTGGTGGCGGTGCAACGTTAATACTTGAAAGCTATGAATCGGCAATTGCCAGAGGCGCCAATATTATTGCAGAAGTTGTAGGTTATGGATTCTCCTCAAATGGTGGACATATCTCGACGCCCAATGTCGAAGGTCCGTCTATAGCCATGCAACGAGCGCTTGACGATGCACAATTAAAAGCAACCGACATTGATTATATAAATGCACATGCAACTTCAACTCCGGTTGGAGACGGAAACGAAGCAAAAGCTATTTTTGAAGTGTTTGGTGAGAAAAATCCTTACGTAAGTTCTACAAAATCAATGACAGGCCACGAATGTTGGATGGCTGGAGCCAGCGAAGTAATCTACTCTATCTTAATGATGCAGAACGATTTCATTGCTCCGAACATCAATTTGGAAAATCCTGATGAAGATGCTTCTAAATTAAATTTGGTCAAAACTACTTTAAACAAAAAATTTGACATATTTTTGTCCAATTCCTTCGGATTCGGAGGAACCAACTCTGCGTTGGTGGTTAAAAATTTTAAATTGAACGATGAATAA
- a CDS encoding BtrH N-terminal domain-containing protein, translated as MQTSFTHHQSAHCENGVASNLLKNNGLNISEPMVFGIGSGLFFVYLPFIKVNHAPAISYRTLPGQIFNKVANRLNLKIKRQKFSSTVNANKALDENLKNNIPTGLQVGVYHLSYFPDEYRFHFNAHNLVVYGKTETDYLISDPVMETVTTLTHEELDKVRFAKGAFAPRGQMYYPIQIPKDVDFKSAIIKGIKNTCRDMLAPMPIVGVRGIKFVSRQIRKWPLKHGIRKANHYLAQMVRMQEEIGTGGGGFRFIYAAFLQEASVILNNDELKVLSKEMTQIGDSWRDFAVEASRIYKNRSAKEDAYNAIADELLDIANREEIFFKKLKKAIS; from the coding sequence ATGCAAACTAGTTTTACACACCATCAATCTGCTCATTGTGAAAATGGAGTGGCTTCAAATCTGCTAAAAAACAACGGATTAAATATCAGCGAACCAATGGTTTTTGGTATTGGTTCCGGACTTTTCTTTGTGTATTTGCCTTTTATAAAAGTAAACCATGCGCCTGCAATCAGTTACAGAACTTTGCCAGGACAGATTTTTAATAAAGTTGCCAATCGTTTAAATTTAAAAATAAAAAGACAAAAATTTTCTTCGACAGTTAATGCCAATAAAGCATTAGACGAAAATCTAAAAAATAATATTCCAACCGGATTACAAGTTGGCGTTTATCATTTAAGTTATTTTCCTGATGAATATCGCTTTCACTTCAATGCACACAATTTAGTCGTTTACGGAAAAACCGAAACTGATTATTTAATCAGTGATCCGGTGATGGAAACCGTTACCACTTTGACACACGAAGAATTAGACAAAGTACGTTTTGCCAAAGGCGCTTTTGCTCCAAGAGGACAAATGTATTATCCAATTCAGATTCCAAAAGACGTTGATTTTAAAAGTGCGATCATTAAAGGAATCAAAAATACTTGTCGCGATATGCTTGCGCCAATGCCAATTGTTGGCGTTCGCGGAATTAAATTCGTATCGAGACAAATTAGAAAATGGCCTTTAAAACATGGCATTCGAAAAGCAAATCATTATCTCGCACAAATGGTTCGTATGCAGGAAGAAATTGGAACCGGCGGCGGAGGATTCCGTTTTATATATGCAGCATTTTTGCAAGAAGCTTCGGTTATTTTAAACAATGACGAATTGAAAGTTCTTTCGAAAGAAATGACGCAAATTGGAGATTCGTGGAGAGATTTTGCTGTAGAAGCTTCTCGTATTTATAAAAACCGAAGCGCCAAAGAAGACGCTTACAATGCCATTGCCGATGAACTTTTGGACATTGCTAATCGCGAAGAAATCTTTTTCAAAAAACTAAAAAAAGCAATTAGCTAA
- a CDS encoding ABC transporter permease, translated as MKIGVDIQNYLPHRAPMLMVDLILDINSNFVETTFLIKEDNIFVDNNIFVEAGLIENTAQTCSAIVGKKYFFEEDGTENENVNVIGFISALKNLKIHLLPKAGDTITTKANLVSKFIGDDYTLCTMSCESLLEDKILLECEINLFIQKTISVEE; from the coding sequence ATGAAAATTGGAGTTGACATACAAAATTATCTTCCGCACCGAGCGCCTATGCTTATGGTAGATCTAATTTTGGACATAAATTCTAATTTTGTAGAAACGACATTTCTGATAAAAGAAGACAATATTTTTGTCGATAATAACATTTTTGTCGAGGCCGGTTTAATCGAAAATACAGCACAAACCTGTTCTGCAATTGTAGGCAAAAAGTATTTTTTTGAAGAAGACGGAACAGAAAATGAAAACGTAAATGTGATTGGTTTTATCAGTGCATTAAAAAACCTGAAAATACATTTGCTGCCAAAAGCTGGTGATACAATTACAACCAAAGCAAATTTGGTTTCGAAATTTATAGGCGACGATTACACTTTGTGCACAATGAGTTGCGAAAGCTTATTGGAAGACAAAATACTTTTAGAATGCGAAATTAATTTGTTCATTCAAAAGACAATTTCAGTTGAAGAATAA
- a CDS encoding helix-turn-helix domain-containing protein: protein MSTIIKPNHIGRKISRIRELRDMKQEALAQALGTSQQTVSAIENSETIDEEKLIEVAKALGVTAEAIKNFSDEAAINYFNNIYDNDITGSIVNAPYSNHCTFNPLDKVVELYERLVQSEKDKVEYLEKLMKLK from the coding sequence ATGAGTACAATAATAAAACCAAATCATATAGGACGAAAAATTAGCCGCATTCGTGAACTTCGAGATATGAAACAAGAAGCATTGGCACAAGCTTTAGGAACTAGTCAACAAACTGTTTCGGCTATTGAAAATAGTGAAACTATCGATGAAGAAAAATTGATTGAAGTAGCAAAAGCACTTGGTGTAACTGCGGAAGCAATTAAAAATTTCTCTGACGAAGCTGCTATTAATTATTTTAATAACATATATGATAATGATATTACAGGTAGTATCGTTAATGCTCCATATTCAAATCATTGTACTTTCAATCCTCTTGATAAAGTTGTGGAACTTTACGAACGTTTAGTTCAATCTGAAAAAGATAAAGTTGAATATTTAGAAAAATTAATGAAGCTGAAATAA
- the hutH gene encoding histidine ammonia-lyase — translation MNTINEYLSLAEFESIIFGNNKVAISDVVLNRVNESFNFLKEFSGNKIIYGVNTGFGPMAQYRIKESDQIQLQYNLIRSHSSGTGKPLSPVCAKAAILARLNTLSLGNSGVHPSVIHLMAELINRDITPLIFEHGGVGASGDLVQLSHLALVLIGEGEVFYKGDRRPTQEVFEIEGLKPIQVEIREGLALINGTSVMTGIGVVNVHHANKLLDWSLKCSCAINELVQAYDDHFSEELNQTKRHKGQQEVAQRMRKNLSDSTLIRKREDHLYSGENTEEIFKEKVQEYYSLRCVPQILGPVLETINNVASILEDEFNSANDNPIIDVKNKHVYHGGNFHGDYISLEMDKLKIVITKLTMLAERQLNYLLNSKINEILPPFVNLGTLGFNFGMQGVQFTATSTTAESQMLSNPMYVHSIPNNNDNQDIVSMGTNAAVITSKVIENAFEVLAIEMITIVQAIDYLAQKDQISSVTKKWYDDIRTIIPVFKEDQVMYLFVQKVKDYLINS, via the coding sequence ATGAACACAATTAATGAATATTTAAGTTTAGCAGAATTCGAATCTATTATTTTTGGAAATAACAAAGTTGCAATCAGCGATGTAGTCCTAAATCGAGTAAATGAAAGCTTTAATTTTCTGAAAGAATTTTCGGGAAATAAAATTATATATGGTGTAAATACTGGCTTTGGGCCAATGGCTCAATACCGAATTAAAGAATCTGACCAAATTCAATTACAATACAATTTAATTAGAAGTCACTCTTCCGGAACCGGAAAACCTTTAAGCCCAGTTTGTGCAAAAGCAGCAATTTTGGCTCGTTTAAATACTTTGTCATTAGGGAATTCAGGAGTTCATCCTTCGGTAATTCACTTAATGGCAGAATTGATCAATAGAGATATTACTCCACTTATTTTTGAACACGGAGGCGTTGGTGCCAGTGGAGATTTAGTACAATTATCACATTTAGCTTTAGTTTTAATTGGCGAAGGCGAAGTTTTTTATAAAGGCGACAGAAGACCAACTCAAGAGGTTTTTGAAATCGAAGGTTTAAAACCAATTCAGGTAGAAATCAGAGAAGGTTTGGCTTTAATAAACGGAACTTCTGTAATGACCGGAATTGGAGTTGTAAATGTTCATCACGCTAATAAATTATTAGATTGGTCGCTAAAATGTTCTTGCGCCATAAACGAATTGGTTCAGGCTTATGACGATCATTTCTCTGAGGAATTAAACCAAACCAAACGTCATAAAGGACAACAGGAAGTAGCTCAAAGAATGAGAAAAAATCTTTCTGACAGTACTTTAATCCGTAAAAGAGAAGACCACTTATATTCGGGAGAAAATACCGAAGAAATCTTCAAAGAAAAAGTTCAGGAATATTATTCGTTACGTTGTGTACCTCAAATTTTAGGTCCGGTTTTAGAAACGATAAACAATGTTGCTTCTATTCTTGAAGACGAATTTAACTCGGCAAACGACAATCCTATTATAGATGTAAAAAACAAACACGTTTATCACGGAGGAAACTTCCACGGCGATTATATTTCGCTTGAAATGGATAAACTGAAAATTGTTATTACCAAATTAACGATGTTGGCAGAACGTCAATTGAATTATTTATTAAATTCAAAAATCAACGAAATCCTTCCTCCATTTGTAAACTTAGGAACATTAGGATTTAATTTCGGAATGCAGGGCGTTCAGTTTACTGCAACCTCAACAACTGCCGAAAGTCAAATGTTATCAAACCCAATGTACGTTCACAGTATTCCGAACAATAATGACAATCAGGATATTGTAAGTATGGGAACAAATGCAGCGGTAATTACCTCGAAAGTAATCGAAAATGCTTTTGAAGTTTTAGCAATCGAGATGATTACAATCGTTCAGGCAATTGATTATTTAGCACAGAAAGATCAAATTTCATCTGTAACTAAAAAATGGTACGATGATATTAGAACCATAATTCCAGTATTTAAAGAAGATCAGGTTATGTATCTTTTTGTTCAAAAAGTAAAAGATTATCTGATCAATAGTTAA